The genomic region tttttttgtcttaaaagtTGATAATATTAGTAAAAGCATATAGTACTTGGCCTCTTTTTGtttcaaaatcacaaaaatacaTTCTTAGAAAAGTGAaacaaatgaagaaaatccAAAAACATTAGGCAAAACATAGTATTGGTCTGCGAGATGTGTCACATCATCTCTCCATAGACCTAAATTATATAGAAATCCATTTACGCTTCAAAGCAACAAACAATATGCTTGGTTTCTCATTATTAACTTTCATCCATTCTGaaatttcttcacttttgaGAATTGTTCTTGCACAAGCTTCTTCTGCTATTTTACTTCCAAAATGACTGATTATAACTCCTTCTATAGAACTTCTTAGACTTGTCATTAAAGTTTTTGCATCAGCCTCATCCACaagatttgatttgatatttatcaACTCCATTCTCTCAATACTAAAAGGTCCATTTTTCTCCACTACTTTAGTCATGTCTTGAGGAGAGGGATAATACAATGGCAAATTGAATGAGTCAACTAGAGATTCATCTAGCTTTCCCTGTGGCAAAAGGAAAGAAACATCAATTACAAATGTATGCTCAAcgttgtttcaatttatgtgaacatattttccttttaatctatttgaaaaaagtgtttttcatatttaatagcGTAAATACCAACTAAAGTGATTATCATAAGACACATGATCAAATAAAACCAAAAGGAAAAACAttgtcatataaaatgaaatagagaTTACCTCGTTCACCAAATCCATAAGACTAGAACCAAAAAATCTCATGAGACATATATAACCCGAAAATGCTGTGATAAGCACCATCATTCCTCCTTGAACAATCTCCTCAGCTCTtacattaaataatatttccaTGTCCTTTTCACATTGAGCAAAATCAGCATTCACTACTTCAACATTTGATGCATCAACATAGTGAATCAATCCCTTATTCCATGCTGGGGATTTCTCATCTACCAATTCT from Solanum stenotomum isolate F172 unplaced genomic scaffold, ASM1918654v1 scaffold5891, whole genome shotgun sequence harbors:
- the LOC125852808 gene encoding loganic acid O-methyltransferase-like isoform X1 — translated: MKKEMIDGAKEMVRDAIIQKLNIKIILSSSNTLRIVELGCSVGPNTFSAMQYIVEALKDKYLLNQDQVINFTNNIPEFQIFFNDHVTNDFNILFQSLPFDRSYYAYGVPGSFYGRLFPSRSIHFVHSSSGINWLSKIPKELVDEKSPAWNKGLIHYVDASNVEVVNADFAQCEKDMEILFNVRAEEIVQGGMMVLITAFSGYICLMRFFGSSLMDLVNEGKLDESLVDSFNLPLYYPSPQDMTKVVEKNGPFSIERMELINIKSNLVDEADAKTLMTSLRSSIEGVIISHFGSKIAEEACARTILKSEEISEWMKVNNEKPSILFVALKRKWISI